The following are encoded together in the Triticum dicoccoides isolate Atlit2015 ecotype Zavitan chromosome 6B, WEW_v2.0, whole genome shotgun sequence genome:
- the LOC119324123 gene encoding dof zinc finger protein 4-like — translation MQDFQSIPGLAGRLFGGAAAADIRRVQGPASRCGVFSQAASAQPEAAVKCPRCESTNTKFCYYNNYNLSQPRHFCKSCRRYWTKGGVLRNVPVGGGCRKAKRSSSSASAPSTPAATDAKSQRRASASSSSRSNNGSVSPTAAAEETTTTETDPPPPPTPSSNSNSNTVAFANRMTNYPFAADVPPPAPIFADQAAALASLFAPPPPPPLPVFNFSAEPKMEEAIGSLLLPGQVPAQETEEPTCTSTVADMAPFMSLDAGIFELGDASPADYWNGGSCWTDVQDPSVYLP, via the coding sequence ATGCAAGACTTCCAGTCCATCCCGGGCCTCGCCGGGCGGctgttcggcggcgcggcggcggcggacatccGGCGTGTGCAGGGCCCGGCGTCCCGGTGCGGCGTGTTCTCGCAGGCGGCGTCCGCGCAGCCGGAGGCGGCCGTAAAGTGCCCGCGGTGCGAGTCCACCAACACCAAGTTCTGCTACTACAACAACTACAACTTGTCGCAGCCGCGCCACTTCTGCAAGAGCTGCCGCCGGTACTGGACCAAGGGCGGCGTCCTCCGCAACGTCCCCGTCGGCGGTGGCTGCCGAAAGGCCAAGCGCAGCTCGTCGTCGGCGTCCGCACCGTCGACGCCCGCAGCCACGGACGCCAAGAGCCAGCGGCGCGCGTCGGCGTCGTCCTCCTCCCGCTCCAACAACGGCAGCGTGAGCCCCACGGCCGCTGCGGAAGAGACGACGACAACGGAGACCGACCCCCCTCCTCCGCCCACGCCGtcgtccaactccaactccaacactGTCGCCTTCGCCAACCGCATGACGAACTACCCCTTCGCGGCAGACGTGCCACCTCCGGCGCCGATATTCGCCGACCAGGCCGCCGCGCTCGCGTCCCTCTtcgcgccgcctcctccaccacctctccCGGTGTTCAACTTCTCGGCGGAGCCGAAGATGGAGGAGGCGATCGGCTCACTGCTGCTCCCGGGGCAGGTGCCGGCGCAAGAGACAGAGGAGCCCACCTGCACCTCCACCGTCGCCGACATGGCGCCTTTCATGTCCCTGGACGCGGGGATCTTCGAGCTCGGCGACGCGTCGCCGGCCGATTATTGGAACGGCGGGAGCTGCTGGACGGACGTCCAGGATCCGTCCGTCTACCTACCCTAG